From a single Apium graveolens cultivar Ventura chromosome 2, ASM990537v1, whole genome shotgun sequence genomic region:
- the LOC141697535 gene encoding uncharacterized protein LOC141697535, giving the protein MNVNINAMQNIMASLCRPNEGMRVHDIGGLRYSFTFFHPMDIHKVIDGGPWSFKQATLVLHKFAEGEDPCTVKMQSVEMWVQAYDIPRGFILENILRSVGKSVGTFIRVDSNTFDGIWKPFVRIRVTINIEKPLKRRMKIKKEGGTEGGLI; this is encoded by the coding sequence ATGAATGTTAATATTAATGCCATGCAAAACATAATGGCATCCCTGTGTAGGCCAAATGAGGGGATGAGGGTGCATGACATTGGTGGACTACGTTACTCCTTCACGTTCTTTCATCCGATGGATATCCATAAAGTTATTGATGGGGGTCCTTGGTCATTTAAACAAGCAACACTGGTACTGCACAAATTTGCAGAAGGTGAAGATCCGTGTACGGTTAAAATGCAAAGTGTGGAGATGTGGGTGCAAGCCTATGATATTCCAAGGGGATTCATTTTAGAAAATATACTGAGGAGTGTGGGAAAATCGGTGGGAACATTCATTCGGGTGGATTCAAATACGTTCGATGGGATTTGGAAACCATTTGTACGTATTAGAGTAACAATCAATATAGAAAAACctctaaaaagaagaatgaagaTTAAGAAAGAAGGGGGGACTGAAGGTGGATTAATTTGA